One genomic window of Ruminococcus gauvreauii includes the following:
- a CDS encoding substrate-binding domain-containing protein, which translates to MKRRVIAGILVGLLAISTLAGCGSKDDSAASSTDTAKEDTAATDEGDDAAADDSADASGDVGSITMILALRDEFLSTLEAGAIAAADEMGINLTTQDAQSDTSKLLQFVETARNDGQKAIIVNPVDPETCPQIVEAAGDMKVVFVNRPPVDTEGVLNENVVYVGSDEMMSGKYQGDFLSEKFKAEGKDSIKYILLNGTIGNVSTTQRTASCLQAFEDNGIKAEEATAPLAADFDRATAQDMITPLLTTIEYDCIISNNDAMALGAIEALKDQGIDPASVPVVGIDATVDGRQAVKDGTLAMTVFQDANGQGYGALKAASNLITGTTLNDGTDYELDETGHIMWVPFEPVTPDNVADYD; encoded by the coding sequence ATGAAGAGAAGAGTAATAGCAGGAATCCTGGTAGGACTGCTGGCAATCAGCACACTTGCTGGATGCGGCAGTAAAGATGATTCAGCAGCATCATCAACAGACACAGCAAAAGAGGACACAGCAGCAACTGATGAAGGTGATGACGCAGCAGCTGATGATTCAGCAGATGCAAGCGGTGATGTAGGAAGTATTACAATGATCCTTGCACTGCGTGATGAGTTCCTTTCCACACTGGAAGCCGGTGCAATCGCTGCAGCGGATGAGATGGGAATCAATCTGACAACGCAGGATGCACAGTCCGATACAAGTAAACTGCTCCAGTTCGTTGAGACAGCTAGAAACGACGGACAGAAAGCAATCATCGTAAACCCGGTTGACCCGGAGACATGTCCGCAGATCGTTGAAGCTGCCGGTGATATGAAAGTCGTATTCGTTAACAGACCGCCGGTTGATACAGAAGGCGTTCTGAACGAAAATGTAGTATATGTAGGTTCCGATGAAATGATGTCCGGTAAATACCAGGGTGATTTCCTTTCCGAGAAATTTAAAGCAGAAGGAAAAGATTCTATTAAATATATCCTGTTAAATGGTACAATCGGTAACGTTTCCACGACACAGCGTACAGCATCCTGTCTGCAGGCATTTGAAGACAACGGAATCAAAGCTGAAGAAGCAACAGCTCCTCTGGCAGCAGATTTCGACCGTGCGACAGCACAGGATATGATCACTCCGCTGCTGACAACAATCGAGTATGACTGCATCATTTCTAACAACGATGCGATGGCTCTCGGCGCTATCGAAGCTCTGAAAGATCAGGGAATCGACCCTGCATCAGTTCCGGTTGTAGGAATTGACGCTACAGTAGACGGACGTCAGGCAGTCAAAGACGGCACACTGGCTATGACAGTATTCCAGGATGCGAACGGACAGGGATACGGTGCGCTTAAGGCAGCGTCTAACCTTATTACCGGAACTACTCTGAATGATGGCACAGATTATGAACTGGATGAAACTGGACATATCATGTGGGTACCATTCGAGCCGGTTACTCCTGATAACGTAGCTGATTACGACTGA
- a CDS encoding metal-sensing transcriptional repressor produces the protein MRQCMDSENLHRRLKKIVGQIQAIDRMIDEDIPCEDILMQINAAKSALHKAGQVVLEGHLQHCVRDGIEHGDVEKTIASFAKAVERFSNMI, from the coding sequence ATGAGACAGTGTATGGATTCAGAGAATCTGCACCGGAGACTGAAGAAAATAGTCGGACAGATACAGGCGATTGACAGAATGATCGATGAGGACATACCGTGTGAAGACATTCTTATGCAGATCAATGCAGCAAAATCGGCATTGCACAAGGCCGGTCAGGTGGTACTGGAGGGGCATCTGCAGCATTGTGTGCGTGACGGCATTGAACATGGGGATGTGGAGAAGACGATAGCCAGCTTCGCGAAGGCCGTGGAACGGTTTTCAAATATGATATGA
- the mgtE gene encoding magnesium transporter, translating into MNREIFMELLRQREFKAVRSVLNVMNAVDIASLLSELEDKELTITFRLIPKEKAADVFSNMNHSMQTYLIEMLTEKELREILDDLYMDDTVDILEDLPANLVTRILDTVTVQKRSLINQLLNYPEDSAGSIMTTEYVDLRKHTTVAQAMAHIKQVGIHRETIYTCYVLEKRKLIGIVTAKDLMTSEDDMLIENLMETEIISVSTHDDQEEVARLFAKYDLLAIPVVDKDDFMVGIVTVDDAMDVMEDEATEDITKMAAMNPSERTYFETSVFAHAKNRIVWLLVLMISSTLTGAIITRYENAFAAIPLLVSFIPMLMDTGGNCGSQSSTLIIRGIALHEIEFKDIFRVMFKELRISLMVSVVLAAANAVRIMLVYHDVQMALVVGLSLIATVIISKLIGCVLPLLAGKIHLDPAIMAAPLITTIVDTCSVIAYFSIATRVFSL; encoded by the coding sequence ATGAACAGAGAGATTTTTATGGAACTCTTACGGCAGAGAGAATTCAAAGCTGTGAGAAGCGTTTTGAATGTCATGAACGCAGTGGATATTGCCTCACTGCTGTCAGAGCTGGAGGATAAGGAACTTACGATTACCTTTCGTCTGATTCCCAAAGAAAAAGCTGCGGATGTGTTCAGCAATATGAACCATTCGATGCAGACGTATCTCATTGAGATGCTGACGGAGAAAGAGCTGAGGGAAATTCTGGATGATCTTTATATGGATGATACCGTGGACATTCTGGAAGACCTTCCGGCGAACCTGGTGACCCGTATTCTGGATACGGTGACGGTTCAGAAAAGGAGTCTGATCAATCAGCTTCTGAATTATCCTGAGGACAGTGCAGGAAGCATCATGACGACGGAGTATGTGGATTTGAGGAAACATACGACGGTTGCACAGGCGATGGCTCATATTAAACAGGTGGGGATTCACAGGGAAACGATCTATACATGTTATGTCCTGGAGAAAAGGAAGCTCATTGGAATTGTAACGGCAAAAGACCTGATGACCTCGGAAGATGATATGCTGATTGAAAATCTGATGGAGACAGAGATCATATCTGTGAGCACTCATGATGACCAGGAGGAGGTTGCCAGGCTTTTTGCCAAATACGATCTGCTGGCGATTCCGGTTGTTGACAAGGATGATTTCATGGTCGGGATCGTTACGGTAGACGATGCAATGGACGTTATGGAAGACGAGGCGACAGAGGATATCACAAAGATGGCGGCGATGAATCCAAGTGAGCGGACATATTTTGAGACATCGGTTTTCGCACATGCCAAAAACAGGATCGTGTGGCTGCTGGTGCTTATGATCTCGTCTACCCTGACGGGCGCGATCATTACGAGATATGAGAACGCATTTGCTGCAATTCCGCTCCTTGTCTCGTTTATCCCCATGCTGATGGATACCGGGGGGAACTGCGGATCTCAGAGTTCTACGCTGATCATCCGCGGGATCGCACTTCATGAGATTGAGTTTAAGGATATTTTCAGAGTGATGTTTAAAGAGCTGAGGATCTCGCTGATGGTGAGTGTTGTGCTTGCAGCAGCCAATGCAGTGAGGATCATGCTGGTGTATCATGATGTACAGATGGCTCTTGTGGTTGGGTTGTCCCTGATTGCGACTGTCATTATCTCAAAGCTGATCGGGTGTGTACTGCCGCTTCTTGCCGGAAAGATACACCTTGATCCTGCGATCATGGCTGCACCGCTGATCACGACAATTGTAGATACCTGCTCTGTGATAGCGTATTTTTCGATTGCAACGAGAGTATTTTCTCTGTAA
- a CDS encoding penicillin-binding transpeptidase domain-containing protein — protein MKGRKLRKGVLAGMICGLAIALIAGAALLYLRGKRADRQPDVLLAQYMEYLGKGDYSFMYGMLDAESRERVGKEEFLERHQNIYDGIEANNFQTEVTGMEKTGKAETTVSYHTKMDSVAGGISFDHQAVFIRDKEKGYALSWNDSMIFPQLTRSDKIRVSTDAAARGKVLDRNGKMLAGPGTASSVGLVPGKMSENRDADIERLAGLLDVTAESIEKKLEASWVTDDSMVPVKNIEKLEDTELMTDEPSESAQQKAALLEQLLEIPGVMVTDVSVRTYPYGEAASHLTGYVQNVTAEDLEEHKGEGYSSSSVIGRSGMEGLYEKELKGTDGKKIAVVDENGEEVSVLASVPKQDGEDITLTIDAQLQQLLYTQFAEDESCSVAMNPYTGEVLALVSTPSFDSNDFILGMSSEQWDLLNNDETKPMYNRFRQSWCPGSSLKPVIASIGLTKGAFTAGEDFGRSGLSWQKDAGWGDYYVTTLHDYEPATLENALIYSDNIYFAKAALKIGADGLESAFDTLGFGQELPFEIKMSQSQYANEGGIDTEIQLADSGYGQGEMLVNPLHMAALYTAFVNEGDVIKPYLRYQEDIQPETWITQAFDRDAANTVKSALEQVVNSPDGTGYAAHREDIRLAGKTGTAEIKTAKDDQTGTELGWFAVFTAEPDAEQPLLLISMAEDVKERHGSTYVVEKDKAVLEAYLTSSH, from the coding sequence ATGAAGGGCAGGAAATTGAGAAAAGGGGTGCTTGCCGGCATGATATGCGGTCTGGCAATCGCACTCATCGCTGGAGCGGCACTGTTGTATCTGAGGGGAAAACGTGCTGACAGACAGCCGGATGTGCTGCTGGCACAGTACATGGAATATCTCGGGAAGGGAGATTACAGCTTCATGTACGGGATGTTGGATGCGGAAAGCCGGGAACGTGTCGGGAAAGAAGAATTTCTCGAGCGGCATCAGAATATTTATGATGGGATCGAAGCTAATAATTTTCAGACCGAGGTAACCGGCATGGAAAAGACCGGCAAGGCGGAGACAACGGTCTCCTACCATACGAAAATGGACAGTGTCGCCGGCGGGATCAGTTTCGACCATCAGGCGGTTTTCATCAGAGACAAAGAAAAGGGATATGCACTCTCCTGGAATGACAGTATGATTTTTCCGCAGCTGACACGCTCCGATAAGATCAGGGTATCCACGGATGCAGCTGCCAGGGGGAAAGTGCTTGACAGGAACGGAAAAATGCTTGCCGGTCCCGGAACGGCGTCTTCCGTCGGACTCGTTCCCGGTAAAATGAGTGAGAATCGGGATGCGGATATAGAAAGACTGGCAGGGCTTCTGGACGTTACGGCGGAGAGTATTGAAAAGAAACTGGAAGCGTCCTGGGTAACGGACGACTCGATGGTGCCGGTCAAAAATATAGAAAAACTTGAAGATACGGAGCTGATGACGGACGAACCGAGTGAGTCAGCACAGCAAAAGGCTGCTCTTCTGGAACAATTGCTGGAGATACCGGGGGTGATGGTGACAGACGTTTCCGTGCGTACCTATCCATATGGAGAAGCCGCGTCACATCTGACCGGATATGTGCAGAATGTAACGGCGGAGGATCTGGAGGAACATAAGGGGGAAGGATACAGCAGCAGCAGCGTCATCGGACGCAGCGGGATGGAAGGACTGTATGAGAAGGAGCTGAAGGGAACGGATGGAAAGAAAATTGCCGTGGTGGATGAGAATGGGGAAGAAGTATCTGTTCTTGCCTCTGTGCCGAAGCAGGATGGCGAGGACATTACCCTGACGATCGATGCACAGCTGCAGCAGCTTCTGTATACGCAGTTTGCGGAAGACGAGAGCTGTTCTGTCGCGATGAACCCCTATACCGGTGAGGTTCTGGCACTCGTCAGTACCCCTTCTTTTGACAGCAACGACTTTATTCTCGGTATGTCATCCGAGCAGTGGGATCTGCTGAACAATGACGAGACGAAGCCGATGTATAACCGGTTCCGGCAGTCATGGTGCCCGGGATCATCTCTGAAGCCGGTGATCGCATCCATAGGACTTACGAAGGGGGCATTCACCGCCGGAGAGGATTTCGGACGATCAGGGCTTAGCTGGCAGAAAGATGCCGGATGGGGTGACTATTATGTTACGACACTGCATGACTATGAGCCGGCGACACTTGAAAATGCACTGATTTATTCAGACAATATTTATTTTGCGAAGGCGGCGCTGAAGATTGGGGCAGACGGCCTGGAGAGCGCATTTGACACGCTTGGGTTTGGGCAGGAGCTTCCGTTTGAAATTAAAATGAGCCAGTCCCAGTATGCAAATGAAGGCGGGATTGATACGGAGATTCAGCTGGCGGACAGCGGTTACGGCCAGGGAGAGATGCTTGTGAATCCGCTGCATATGGCTGCGCTATATACAGCATTTGTCAATGAGGGAGATGTCATAAAACCGTATCTGCGGTATCAGGAGGACATTCAGCCGGAGACCTGGATAACGCAGGCGTTTGACCGTGATGCGGCGAATACCGTGAAATCGGCTCTTGAACAGGTGGTGAACTCTCCGGATGGAACCGGATACGCAGCGCACCGCGAGGATATCCGACTTGCAGGGAAGACAGGTACCGCGGAGATTAAGACGGCAAAAGATGACCAAACCGGAACCGAACTTGGCTGGTTTGCTGTGTTTACTGCAGAACCGGACGCAGAACAGCCGCTGCTTCTTATCAGCATGGCGGAGGATGTAAAGGAACGGCACGGAAGCACGTATGTGGTGGAAAAAGACAAAGCCGTGCTGGAAGCATATCTGACTTCTTCGCATTAA
- a CDS encoding M15 family metallopeptidase, giving the protein MKKRAGRNGGIRSLVLSTAVLVTVYLMHNLADAGYITSASAWTAYLEETFGEGPADTEPADEKSEPEADKETAETESTEKTDDTEPAGAVDKNDWKLILLNADHPIPDDYELLLADLGDGQQFDMRAVGALQGMLDAARAQGLSPVVCSAYRSEERQEELFEEQVLYHMEKEGMSQEEAEIEARRHVSYARHSEHGLGLAADIVSEDHQVLEEEQEGTPEYQWLLANCADYGFILRYPKDKTDITGVIYEPWHFRYVGKYAAYEIMSRGITLEEYLEEQ; this is encoded by the coding sequence ATGAAAAAACGGGCGGGACGAAACGGAGGCATCCGTTCCCTGGTTTTGAGTACGGCAGTTCTTGTGACTGTGTATCTCATGCATAATCTTGCCGATGCGGGATATATAACAAGCGCATCTGCATGGACGGCATACCTGGAAGAGACGTTTGGTGAGGGGCCTGCGGATACAGAGCCGGCGGATGAGAAATCGGAGCCTGAAGCGGATAAGGAGACCGCTGAAACAGAATCCACAGAAAAGACGGATGATACAGAGCCTGCAGGGGCGGTTGATAAGAATGACTGGAAACTGATTCTGCTGAATGCAGATCATCCGATACCGGATGATTATGAGCTGCTGCTGGCGGATCTGGGTGATGGCCAGCAATTTGACATGCGGGCGGTGGGAGCGCTGCAGGGCATGCTCGATGCGGCCAGAGCACAGGGGCTCTCCCCGGTGGTATGTTCTGCTTACCGGTCAGAGGAGAGGCAGGAAGAACTGTTCGAGGAGCAGGTACTTTATCACATGGAGAAAGAAGGCATGAGTCAGGAGGAGGCAGAGATTGAGGCGCGCAGGCATGTCTCATACGCCAGACACAGTGAGCACGGGCTGGGGCTTGCGGCCGACATTGTCTCCGAAGATCATCAGGTGCTTGAGGAGGAGCAGGAAGGGACGCCGGAATATCAGTGGCTGCTCGCAAACTGTGCAGACTACGGTTTTATCCTTCGGTATCCGAAAGATAAAACAGATATAACCGGTGTGATCTATGAACCGTGGCATTTCAGATATGTGGGCAAATATGCGGCATATGAGATCATGAGCCGCGGAATTACACTTGAGGAGTATTTAGAGGAGCAGTAA
- a CDS encoding arsenate reductase family protein gives MLLLCYSKCSTCKKAKKWLDDHGISYEDREIKTENPTVEELKSWHEASGLPLKRFFNTSGMLYKDMKLKDKLPAMSEEEQYQLLATDGMLVKRPLVINGQTVLAGFKEAEWEKALL, from the coding sequence ATGCTTTTATTGTGTTATTCAAAATGCAGTACCTGTAAAAAGGCAAAAAAATGGCTGGACGATCATGGAATTTCTTATGAGGACAGAGAGATCAAAACGGAGAATCCTACTGTGGAAGAACTGAAATCCTGGCATGAGGCAAGTGGTCTGCCGCTGAAACGATTTTTCAATACAAGCGGGATGTTATATAAAGACATGAAACTAAAAGATAAACTTCCCGCAATGAGCGAGGAAGAGCAATATCAGCTGCTGGCAACGGACGGAATGCTGGTGAAACGGCCGCTGGTCATCAACGGCCAGACGGTGCTTGCAGGCTTTAAGGAAGCGGAGTGGGAGAAGGCTCTGCTGTAG